One genomic region from Cydia amplana chromosome Z, ilCydAmpl1.1, whole genome shotgun sequence encodes:
- the LOC134661317 gene encoding uncharacterized protein LOC134661317 isoform X1: protein MPGTRTRVKPVSAAEPSASDEASLLEIHLQRQLEEDIARIFDESIYSDLEVVCGKLKILTHSCILKARTNEFYHKLQTILHVNIGRSTFDEIYSFVSDVYTECNIRNQEKEILAYLNETFKVIKVVPKNKEDSEDAEVFLTPKCLSPYIEKGQATISSSPSTELTKEYYALVPIEGNLLEKELIEQDALSNAFHSIIKTQSDNSKRAKSSQCSKKPTSLSLSSSHTSKIVKHSNSCDILFKCHGKDNVGSEVIRGNDIVCNGAVSVSFSSQTGPTAGRDKGAEPAYSPDSLITDEPSSSSDYLSAAYAFSPGASSSAALPPLNVGDNITKMDNIFTSSDSGLENTGLMESLSSHKDVTLTDLSLTESTLHDLTIDDTHYSTSSPVVDNQQSHRVKAVSASNASTASTHSHAETNGQKINQSNKHRDAGCCKSSKEEKQRQNEEIFIMESSSVSSETGSWESVFPPKLAERELCERFLKKERQHTFDDDVKEDLCPSLVQKSPFKSTSCFIDAASLVDEEDDTIKIQVHPTEPATILNSNIMPTPSQPVPCANSKHDMSPNDWSESNDNEDSLEQPGNKDPESAHKDLSPTIFEMTPITEDSLCVNDEPALRDQPATESITATVNEDTSHQPQDKNTSLSSTIFVTSTPHNSIMSLNVCTAKQYNSEESRIDSSTSGYESLGNMKKLQKFNESSPIVSGGASIEDYLPLSSSHSDSPVPRRRIENIPIVSGAYVPPVEEDNYRKSPKPSSFASAWVVDMSMSPKSDGEKSSSNSQFIAKKPGDRTCDSLKNECISINDNLNKSRSSLDSDSSERSSHKFYIDLSSLPDPLPPKNDHEVESSSEKKNIFSMYIDLGEKSTLKEMPARLSCSLNSKKHTTSDVKPKSVATKAIKGCTDNFVSPASNNNDSNSPGTFEKYESLCNDLNISISEIIRCPATETKTSATEINKSNISDPVKKERPSRVSGVDKSSFQLDVVIHEEPTGIDQSGDLFVKLSDLDKPAPKSDATIITTMYEESFSNVRMTRSIPDNNWGNQSISRPIDIISSFHSENALSLNRLFPHLKNEFSKSMPGSLPSKGRGRASGRETDEPASDVSELSSVQSSVCRSVVENSTTEETTSQTSSLIGFCQSRLGQDLLRMFLEEITPDVIVEVSGRRIKAHKCILSSRCQYFARILSGGWVESAGNVIVLPPFSYNVVHFALCHIYSGVSRIPDAISIVELATLADMLGLEGLKEAIMFTLKAKYCHHFHRPCAVCTAGVLECFPLSSVYSLDDLYRKCLKWITKYFSKVWPTKAFATLPKELLDKCYQQHIINLTTENLVDTVFGCAITVESLQNSRWAECVARMCRRLVNAAAHFAAPRLVAVLRGVRVASPAAAPPAACQALHDCIAAAIEWAPSDEAARAYAFLSALPADAAAAQRSRPDLIADGARHAPPPPAGDLLLAHAASWRLQCEGALVRAAPRAVLTQAFKELPPELRKRLRELGCIMYGPQVVPAASPLHDRKSRSAYHPRPGRGPAAVATRSLDIDHVRESFVPYAPRPSAHLGSVDTLKSNGDLRDRKPIKMTPPKIRTTKAQEERAKYNMAKTNQSQDRLAGKGGRSVPLFENTKPRYLEPRMYKESEKKSPATKKLVNKMISSSESSRNSSPIQARVVRASRVRSREQALSQDSLASASRPRTAEPSTDSLSESHNSNKYATYTKRKYTTKGSVESIQSSKFQNALNNKIKTKIPVYLNQSTKSQQASKQSQPGNNTEPQRRVNQPTKTVAAGNTQRRAPVDRKVPGSLMNATKSSQAKMVTKTAKEKQPKANSRSSRAGGKRASRPEPHEQAADIPAMQRSGTFLKDEPTFGDITTNIDVDQ, encoded by the exons ATGCCGGGGACGCGTACGAGGGTTAAGCCGGTGTCGGCAGCCGAGCCCTCAGCCTCGGACGAAGCGTCGCTGCTGGAGATTCATCTTCAAAGGCAGTTGGAGGAAGACATAGCTAG AATATTTGATGAGTCTATATATTCCGATCTTGAGGTGGTCTGTGGTAAACTAAAAATCCTTACTCACTCTTGTATACTAAAAGCACGCACGAACGAATTTTACCATAAGCTTCAAACCATTTTGCATGTGAATATTGGGCGCAGTACCTTCGATGAAATTTATTCCTTCGTCAG CGATGTGTACACTGAATGCAATATCAGAAATCAGGAAAAAGAAATACTGGCATACCTGAACGAAACATTCAAAGTTATAAAAGTAGTTCCAAAAAATAAAGAAGATTCCGAGGACGCCGAAGTATTCTTAACCCCCAAGTGTTTAAGCCCTTATATTGAAAAGGGCCAGGCAACTATAAGCTCTAGTCCAAGTACAGAACTAACAAAAGAATATTACGCTTTGGTTCCGATCGAAGGTAACTTATTAGAAAAGGAACTAATCGAACAGGATGCACTATCGAACGCATTCCATTCTATTATAAAGACACAGTCTGATAATTCGAAGAGAGCAAAATCTTCGCAGTGCAGCAAGAAGCCGACATCGTTATCGCTTAGTTCTAGTCATACCTCCAAAATAGTCAAACATTCCAACAgttgtgatattttatttaaatgtcacGGTAAAGATAACGTCGGATCTGAAGTGATAAGAGGTAATGATATAGTGTGCAACGGCGCGGTTAGTGTAAGCTTCAGCAGCCAGACGGGGCCGACGGCGGGCCGCGACAAGGGCGCGGAGCCCGCGTACTCGCCCGACAGCCTCATCACCGACGAGCCCAGCTCCTCCTCGGACTACTTGTCGGCCGCATACGCCTTCTCGCCCGGCGCCAGCTCTTCGGCCGCCCTCCCGCCGTTAAATGTTGGGGACAATATCACCAAAATGGACAACATATTCACGTCATCCGACTCCGGGTTGGAGAACACCGGCCTCATGGAGAGCCTTAGCAGTCATAAAGACGTCACGTTAACCGACTTGTCTCTTACGGAGAGCACTTTGCACGACTTGACTATAGATGATACCCATTACTCCACGTCCAGTCCAGTCGTAGATAATCAGCAGAGTCACAGAGTAAAAGCAGTGAGTGCGAGCAATGCGTCAACCGCGAGCACGCACTCTCACGCGGAGACCAATGGCCAGAAGATAAACCAATCGAACAAACACAGAGATGCAGGTTGCTGCAAATCATCCAAAGAAGAAAAACAACGCCAGaatgaagaaatatttataatggAGTCGTCATCGGTATCTTCAGAGACTGGCTCGTGGGAGTCAGTGTTTCCACCGAAATTAGCCGAAAGAGAACTTTGTGAAAGGTTCTTAAAAAAGGAACGCCAGCATACATTCGACGACGACGTGAAAG aggatttatgccCCAGTTTAGTCCAAAAATCTCCTTTTAAGTCAACTTCTTGCTTCATTGATGCTGCAAGCTTGGTCGATGAAGAAGATGATACTATCAAAATACAAGTCCATCCAACGGAACCTGCCACAATTTTAAATTCGAACATTATGCCAACGCCTAGTCAGCCAGTCCCTTGCGCTAACTCCAAGCACGACATGAGTCCCAACGACTGGTCCGAGAGCAACGACAACGAAGACTCCTTGGAACAACCGGGGAACAAAGACCCAGAGTCGGCACATAAGGACTTATCTCCTACCATATTTGAAATGACGCCCATAACTGAGGATTCTCTGTGCGTAAATGACGAGCCAGCCTTGCGCGACCAGCCAGCGACAGAAAGCATCACGGCTACCGTCAACGAGGATACGTCACACCAGCCCCAAGACAAGAATACGTCTCTGTCCAGTACCATTTTCGTAACCAGTACTCCACATAATTCCATTATGTCTTTAAATGTCTGTACAGCAAAGCAGTACAACTCGGAAGAAAGCAGAATAGACTCCTCCACTTCCGGATATGAAAGCCTAGGAAATATGAAAAAACTTCAGAAATTCAACGAATCGTCGCCTATAGTTTCAGGGGGTGCATCTATAGAAGATTACCTACCATTATCGAGTAGTCATTCTGATAGCCCCGTGCCTAGAAGGAGGATAGAAAATATTCCCATAGTATCTGGGGCGTATGTACCGCCAGTAGAAGAAGATAACTACAGAAAGTCCCCAAAGCCCTCCTCCTTCGCTTCTGCGTGGGTAGTTGATATGTCAATGAGCCCGAAATCGGATGGCGAGAAAAGCTCATCTAACTCTCAGTTTATTGCAAAAAAACCCGGCGATAGGACGTGCGACTCATTAAAAAATGAATGTATCAGCATCAATGACAACTTAAATAAAAGCCGAAGTTCGCTAGATTCTGATAGTAGTGAAAGATCGAGTCATAAATTCTATATAGACCTGTCGAGTTTACCGGACCCCTTACCACCAAAAAATGACCACGAAGTTGAAAGTTCCAGTGAAAAGAAGaatatattttcaatgtacatCGATCTAGGCGAAAAATCTACGTTGAAGGAGATGCCAGCCAGGCTCTCTTGCTCTTTGAATTCGAAAAAGCATACGACATCTGATGTAAAGCCTAAATCTGTTGCAACTAAAGCCATCAAGGGCTGTACTGATAATTTTGTATCACCTGCTTCAAACAACAACGATTCCAACAGCCCCGGtacatttgaaaaatatgaatcGCTCTGTAATGACTTAAATATCAGTATTTCCGAGATAATACGCTGTCCAGCGACTGAAACGAAAACCAGTGCTACAGAAATCAACAAAAGCAATATATCCGATCCTGTTAAAAAAGAAAGACCATCTCGAGTTTCTGGTGTAGATAAAAGCTCCTTCCAGCTGGACGTGGTCATCCACGAGGAGCCCACGGGGATCGATCAGTCCGGGGACCTATTTGTCAAATTGTCCGATTTAGATAAACCGGCGCCGAAAAGTGATGCAACAATAATCACAACGATGTACGAAGAGTCATTTTCGAACGTCAGAATGACTAGGTCTATTCCGGATAACAATTGGGGGAATCAAAGCATTTCCCGTCCCATCGATATTATAAGTTCATTTCATTCGGAGAACGCTTTGAGTCTGAACAGGCTGTTTCCCCACTTGAAGAACGAGTTCAGTAAGAGCATGCCGGGGTCGCTGCCGAGCAAGGGGCGGGGGCGCGCCTCGGGCCGCGAGACGGACGAGCCCGCGTCCGACGTGTCGGAGCTCAGCAGCGTGCAGAGCAGCGTCTGCCGCTCCGTCGTAG aaaacAGCACAACAGAGGAAACAACCAGCCAGACTTCAAGTCTAATAGGATTCTGCCAGTCGCGGCTGGGCCAGGATCTGTTGCGAATGTTTCTTGAAGAAATTACCCCTGATGTCATCGTAGAAGTTTCTGGTAGACGAATCAAGGCCCATAAGTGTATTTTGTCGTCTAG GTGCCAGTACTTCGCCAGGATACTGAGCGGCGGCTGGGTGGAGAGCGCGGGAAATGTGATAGTTTTGCCACC GTTCTCATACAACGTGGTGCACTTCGCGCTGTGCCACATCTACTCGGGCGTGTCCCGGATCCCGGACGCGATCAGCATCGTGGAGCTGGCCACGCTGGCCGACATGCTCGGGCTCGAGGGGCTCAAGGAGGCCATCATGTTCACGCTCAAGGCCAAGTACTGCCACCACTTCCACAGG CCATGCGCCGTGTGCACCGCCGGTGTGCTGGAGTGTTTCCCGCTGTCGTCGGTGTACAGCCTGGACGACCTCTACCGCAAGTGCCTCAAGTGGATCACCAAGTACTTCTCCAAGGTGTGGCCCACCAAGGCCTTCGCCACCTTGCCCAAGGAGCTGCTCGACAAGTGCTACCAGCAGCATATTATTAACCTCACCACCGAAAATCTGGTCGACACTGTGTTTGGATGTGCTATAACTG TGGAGTCTCTGCAAAACAGTCGTTGGGCAGAGTGCGTGGCGCGCATGTGCCGGCGGCTGGTGAACGCGGCGGCGCACTTCGCAGCCCCGCGATTGGTGGCCGTGCTGCGCGGCGTGCGCGTAGCCTCCCCCGCGGCTGCGCCGCCCGCAGCCTGCCAGGCGCTGCACGACTGCATCGCCGCCGCCATCGAGTGGGCGCCCTCCGACGAGGCGGCGCGCGCCTACGCGTTCCTGTCCGCCCTCCCCGCGGACGCGGCCGCCGCGCAGCGCTCGCGGCCCGACCTCATCGCGGACGGCGCGCGCCATgccccgccgccgcccgccggcGACCTGCTGCTCGCGCACGCCGCCAGCTGGCGACTGCAGTGCGAGGGTGCGCTCGTGCGCGCCGCTCCCCGCGCCGTGCTCACGCAAGCCTTCAAGGAGCTGCCGCCCGAGCTCAGGAAGCGGCTGCGCGAGCTCGGCTGCATCATGTACGGCCCGCAGGTGGTCCCGGCCGCCTCGCCGCTGCACGACCGCAAGAGCCGCAGCGCCTACCACCCCCGCCCCGGCAGGGGCCCCGCTGCGGTCGCGACGCGCAGCCTCGACATAGACCACGTGCGCGAGTCGTTCGTGCCGTACGCGCCGCGGCCCTCCGCCCACCTCGGCTCCGTTGACACGCTGAAAAGCAACGGTGACCTGCGCGACCGGAAGCCTATTAAAATGACGCCTCCGAAAATCAGGACGACGAAAGCGCAGGAGGAACGGGCCAAATATAATATGGCAAAAACGAATCAGTCGCAGGATCGGCTGGCCGGCAAAGGGGGGCGATCGGTTCCATTATTCGAAAATACAAAGCCGAGATACTTGGAGCCGCGAATGTACAAAGAGAGCGAAAAGAAATCGCCCGCGACCAAAAAGCTAGTGAACAAAATGATATCGTCGAGTGAGTCATCTCGGAACTCCAGTCCTATCCAAGCTCGGGTGGTGCGCGCGTCGCGCGTGCGGTCGCGCGAGCAGGCGCTGTCGCAGGACAGCCTGGCCAGCGCGTCGCGCCCGCGCACCGCCGAGCCCTCCACCGACTCCCTCAGCGAGTCGCACAACAGCAACAAATACGCTACGTACACTAAAAGAAAATACACCACTAAAGGCTCCGTCGAAT CGATCCAATCTTCAAAGTTTCAAAACGCTTTGAACAATAagataaaaacgaaaatacccgTGTATCTTAATCAAAGCACTAAATCTCAACAAGCGAGCAAGCAATCGCAGCCTGGCAACAACACGGAGCCCCAGAGGCGAGTCAACCAGCCGACCAAAACCGTCGCAGCGGGCAACACGCAACGCCGAGCACCCGTTGACAGGAAAGTTCCCGGCTCTCTCATGAACGCGACTAAATCTAGCCAGGCCAAGATGGTCACGAAGACGGCCAAGGAGAAGCAGCCGAAAGCCAACAGTAGGAGCAGTCGAGCGGGCGGCAAGCGCGCGAGCCGGCCGGAGCCGCACGAGCAGGCCGCCGACATCCCCGCCATGCAGCGCTCGGGGACCTTCCTCAAGGACGAGCCCACCTTCGGCGATATCACCACCAACATCGATGTAGACCAGTAA
- the LOC134661317 gene encoding uncharacterized protein LOC134661317 isoform X2, which yields MPGTRTRVKPVSAAEPSASDEASLLEIHLQRQLEEDIASDVYTECNIRNQEKEILAYLNETFKVIKVVPKNKEDSEDAEVFLTPKCLSPYIEKGQATISSSPSTELTKEYYALVPIEGNLLEKELIEQDALSNAFHSIIKTQSDNSKRAKSSQCSKKPTSLSLSSSHTSKIVKHSNSCDILFKCHGKDNVGSEVIRGNDIVCNGAVSVSFSSQTGPTAGRDKGAEPAYSPDSLITDEPSSSSDYLSAAYAFSPGASSSAALPPLNVGDNITKMDNIFTSSDSGLENTGLMESLSSHKDVTLTDLSLTESTLHDLTIDDTHYSTSSPVVDNQQSHRVKAVSASNASTASTHSHAETNGQKINQSNKHRDAGCCKSSKEEKQRQNEEIFIMESSSVSSETGSWESVFPPKLAERELCERFLKKERQHTFDDDVKEDLCPSLVQKSPFKSTSCFIDAASLVDEEDDTIKIQVHPTEPATILNSNIMPTPSQPVPCANSKHDMSPNDWSESNDNEDSLEQPGNKDPESAHKDLSPTIFEMTPITEDSLCVNDEPALRDQPATESITATVNEDTSHQPQDKNTSLSSTIFVTSTPHNSIMSLNVCTAKQYNSEESRIDSSTSGYESLGNMKKLQKFNESSPIVSGGASIEDYLPLSSSHSDSPVPRRRIENIPIVSGAYVPPVEEDNYRKSPKPSSFASAWVVDMSMSPKSDGEKSSSNSQFIAKKPGDRTCDSLKNECISINDNLNKSRSSLDSDSSERSSHKFYIDLSSLPDPLPPKNDHEVESSSEKKNIFSMYIDLGEKSTLKEMPARLSCSLNSKKHTTSDVKPKSVATKAIKGCTDNFVSPASNNNDSNSPGTFEKYESLCNDLNISISEIIRCPATETKTSATEINKSNISDPVKKERPSRVSGVDKSSFQLDVVIHEEPTGIDQSGDLFVKLSDLDKPAPKSDATIITTMYEESFSNVRMTRSIPDNNWGNQSISRPIDIISSFHSENALSLNRLFPHLKNEFSKSMPGSLPSKGRGRASGRETDEPASDVSELSSVQSSVCRSVVENSTTEETTSQTSSLIGFCQSRLGQDLLRMFLEEITPDVIVEVSGRRIKAHKCILSSRCQYFARILSGGWVESAGNVIVLPPFSYNVVHFALCHIYSGVSRIPDAISIVELATLADMLGLEGLKEAIMFTLKAKYCHHFHRPCAVCTAGVLECFPLSSVYSLDDLYRKCLKWITKYFSKVWPTKAFATLPKELLDKCYQQHIINLTTENLVDTVFGCAITVESLQNSRWAECVARMCRRLVNAAAHFAAPRLVAVLRGVRVASPAAAPPAACQALHDCIAAAIEWAPSDEAARAYAFLSALPADAAAAQRSRPDLIADGARHAPPPPAGDLLLAHAASWRLQCEGALVRAAPRAVLTQAFKELPPELRKRLRELGCIMYGPQVVPAASPLHDRKSRSAYHPRPGRGPAAVATRSLDIDHVRESFVPYAPRPSAHLGSVDTLKSNGDLRDRKPIKMTPPKIRTTKAQEERAKYNMAKTNQSQDRLAGKGGRSVPLFENTKPRYLEPRMYKESEKKSPATKKLVNKMISSSESSRNSSPIQARVVRASRVRSREQALSQDSLASASRPRTAEPSTDSLSESHNSNKYATYTKRKYTTKGSVESIQSSKFQNALNNKIKTKIPVYLNQSTKSQQASKQSQPGNNTEPQRRVNQPTKTVAAGNTQRRAPVDRKVPGSLMNATKSSQAKMVTKTAKEKQPKANSRSSRAGGKRASRPEPHEQAADIPAMQRSGTFLKDEPTFGDITTNIDVDQ from the exons ATGCCGGGGACGCGTACGAGGGTTAAGCCGGTGTCGGCAGCCGAGCCCTCAGCCTCGGACGAAGCGTCGCTGCTGGAGATTCATCTTCAAAGGCAGTTGGAGGAAGACATAGCTAG CGATGTGTACACTGAATGCAATATCAGAAATCAGGAAAAAGAAATACTGGCATACCTGAACGAAACATTCAAAGTTATAAAAGTAGTTCCAAAAAATAAAGAAGATTCCGAGGACGCCGAAGTATTCTTAACCCCCAAGTGTTTAAGCCCTTATATTGAAAAGGGCCAGGCAACTATAAGCTCTAGTCCAAGTACAGAACTAACAAAAGAATATTACGCTTTGGTTCCGATCGAAGGTAACTTATTAGAAAAGGAACTAATCGAACAGGATGCACTATCGAACGCATTCCATTCTATTATAAAGACACAGTCTGATAATTCGAAGAGAGCAAAATCTTCGCAGTGCAGCAAGAAGCCGACATCGTTATCGCTTAGTTCTAGTCATACCTCCAAAATAGTCAAACATTCCAACAgttgtgatattttatttaaatgtcacGGTAAAGATAACGTCGGATCTGAAGTGATAAGAGGTAATGATATAGTGTGCAACGGCGCGGTTAGTGTAAGCTTCAGCAGCCAGACGGGGCCGACGGCGGGCCGCGACAAGGGCGCGGAGCCCGCGTACTCGCCCGACAGCCTCATCACCGACGAGCCCAGCTCCTCCTCGGACTACTTGTCGGCCGCATACGCCTTCTCGCCCGGCGCCAGCTCTTCGGCCGCCCTCCCGCCGTTAAATGTTGGGGACAATATCACCAAAATGGACAACATATTCACGTCATCCGACTCCGGGTTGGAGAACACCGGCCTCATGGAGAGCCTTAGCAGTCATAAAGACGTCACGTTAACCGACTTGTCTCTTACGGAGAGCACTTTGCACGACTTGACTATAGATGATACCCATTACTCCACGTCCAGTCCAGTCGTAGATAATCAGCAGAGTCACAGAGTAAAAGCAGTGAGTGCGAGCAATGCGTCAACCGCGAGCACGCACTCTCACGCGGAGACCAATGGCCAGAAGATAAACCAATCGAACAAACACAGAGATGCAGGTTGCTGCAAATCATCCAAAGAAGAAAAACAACGCCAGaatgaagaaatatttataatggAGTCGTCATCGGTATCTTCAGAGACTGGCTCGTGGGAGTCAGTGTTTCCACCGAAATTAGCCGAAAGAGAACTTTGTGAAAGGTTCTTAAAAAAGGAACGCCAGCATACATTCGACGACGACGTGAAAG aggatttatgccCCAGTTTAGTCCAAAAATCTCCTTTTAAGTCAACTTCTTGCTTCATTGATGCTGCAAGCTTGGTCGATGAAGAAGATGATACTATCAAAATACAAGTCCATCCAACGGAACCTGCCACAATTTTAAATTCGAACATTATGCCAACGCCTAGTCAGCCAGTCCCTTGCGCTAACTCCAAGCACGACATGAGTCCCAACGACTGGTCCGAGAGCAACGACAACGAAGACTCCTTGGAACAACCGGGGAACAAAGACCCAGAGTCGGCACATAAGGACTTATCTCCTACCATATTTGAAATGACGCCCATAACTGAGGATTCTCTGTGCGTAAATGACGAGCCAGCCTTGCGCGACCAGCCAGCGACAGAAAGCATCACGGCTACCGTCAACGAGGATACGTCACACCAGCCCCAAGACAAGAATACGTCTCTGTCCAGTACCATTTTCGTAACCAGTACTCCACATAATTCCATTATGTCTTTAAATGTCTGTACAGCAAAGCAGTACAACTCGGAAGAAAGCAGAATAGACTCCTCCACTTCCGGATATGAAAGCCTAGGAAATATGAAAAAACTTCAGAAATTCAACGAATCGTCGCCTATAGTTTCAGGGGGTGCATCTATAGAAGATTACCTACCATTATCGAGTAGTCATTCTGATAGCCCCGTGCCTAGAAGGAGGATAGAAAATATTCCCATAGTATCTGGGGCGTATGTACCGCCAGTAGAAGAAGATAACTACAGAAAGTCCCCAAAGCCCTCCTCCTTCGCTTCTGCGTGGGTAGTTGATATGTCAATGAGCCCGAAATCGGATGGCGAGAAAAGCTCATCTAACTCTCAGTTTATTGCAAAAAAACCCGGCGATAGGACGTGCGACTCATTAAAAAATGAATGTATCAGCATCAATGACAACTTAAATAAAAGCCGAAGTTCGCTAGATTCTGATAGTAGTGAAAGATCGAGTCATAAATTCTATATAGACCTGTCGAGTTTACCGGACCCCTTACCACCAAAAAATGACCACGAAGTTGAAAGTTCCAGTGAAAAGAAGaatatattttcaatgtacatCGATCTAGGCGAAAAATCTACGTTGAAGGAGATGCCAGCCAGGCTCTCTTGCTCTTTGAATTCGAAAAAGCATACGACATCTGATGTAAAGCCTAAATCTGTTGCAACTAAAGCCATCAAGGGCTGTACTGATAATTTTGTATCACCTGCTTCAAACAACAACGATTCCAACAGCCCCGGtacatttgaaaaatatgaatcGCTCTGTAATGACTTAAATATCAGTATTTCCGAGATAATACGCTGTCCAGCGACTGAAACGAAAACCAGTGCTACAGAAATCAACAAAAGCAATATATCCGATCCTGTTAAAAAAGAAAGACCATCTCGAGTTTCTGGTGTAGATAAAAGCTCCTTCCAGCTGGACGTGGTCATCCACGAGGAGCCCACGGGGATCGATCAGTCCGGGGACCTATTTGTCAAATTGTCCGATTTAGATAAACCGGCGCCGAAAAGTGATGCAACAATAATCACAACGATGTACGAAGAGTCATTTTCGAACGTCAGAATGACTAGGTCTATTCCGGATAACAATTGGGGGAATCAAAGCATTTCCCGTCCCATCGATATTATAAGTTCATTTCATTCGGAGAACGCTTTGAGTCTGAACAGGCTGTTTCCCCACTTGAAGAACGAGTTCAGTAAGAGCATGCCGGGGTCGCTGCCGAGCAAGGGGCGGGGGCGCGCCTCGGGCCGCGAGACGGACGAGCCCGCGTCCGACGTGTCGGAGCTCAGCAGCGTGCAGAGCAGCGTCTGCCGCTCCGTCGTAG aaaacAGCACAACAGAGGAAACAACCAGCCAGACTTCAAGTCTAATAGGATTCTGCCAGTCGCGGCTGGGCCAGGATCTGTTGCGAATGTTTCTTGAAGAAATTACCCCTGATGTCATCGTAGAAGTTTCTGGTAGACGAATCAAGGCCCATAAGTGTATTTTGTCGTCTAG GTGCCAGTACTTCGCCAGGATACTGAGCGGCGGCTGGGTGGAGAGCGCGGGAAATGTGATAGTTTTGCCACC GTTCTCATACAACGTGGTGCACTTCGCGCTGTGCCACATCTACTCGGGCGTGTCCCGGATCCCGGACGCGATCAGCATCGTGGAGCTGGCCACGCTGGCCGACATGCTCGGGCTCGAGGGGCTCAAGGAGGCCATCATGTTCACGCTCAAGGCCAAGTACTGCCACCACTTCCACAGG CCATGCGCCGTGTGCACCGCCGGTGTGCTGGAGTGTTTCCCGCTGTCGTCGGTGTACAGCCTGGACGACCTCTACCGCAAGTGCCTCAAGTGGATCACCAAGTACTTCTCCAAGGTGTGGCCCACCAAGGCCTTCGCCACCTTGCCCAAGGAGCTGCTCGACAAGTGCTACCAGCAGCATATTATTAACCTCACCACCGAAAATCTGGTCGACACTGTGTTTGGATGTGCTATAACTG TGGAGTCTCTGCAAAACAGTCGTTGGGCAGAGTGCGTGGCGCGCATGTGCCGGCGGCTGGTGAACGCGGCGGCGCACTTCGCAGCCCCGCGATTGGTGGCCGTGCTGCGCGGCGTGCGCGTAGCCTCCCCCGCGGCTGCGCCGCCCGCAGCCTGCCAGGCGCTGCACGACTGCATCGCCGCCGCCATCGAGTGGGCGCCCTCCGACGAGGCGGCGCGCGCCTACGCGTTCCTGTCCGCCCTCCCCGCGGACGCGGCCGCCGCGCAGCGCTCGCGGCCCGACCTCATCGCGGACGGCGCGCGCCATgccccgccgccgcccgccggcGACCTGCTGCTCGCGCACGCCGCCAGCTGGCGACTGCAGTGCGAGGGTGCGCTCGTGCGCGCCGCTCCCCGCGCCGTGCTCACGCAAGCCTTCAAGGAGCTGCCGCCCGAGCTCAGGAAGCGGCTGCGCGAGCTCGGCTGCATCATGTACGGCCCGCAGGTGGTCCCGGCCGCCTCGCCGCTGCACGACCGCAAGAGCCGCAGCGCCTACCACCCCCGCCCCGGCAGGGGCCCCGCTGCGGTCGCGACGCGCAGCCTCGACATAGACCACGTGCGCGAGTCGTTCGTGCCGTACGCGCCGCGGCCCTCCGCCCACCTCGGCTCCGTTGACACGCTGAAAAGCAACGGTGACCTGCGCGACCGGAAGCCTATTAAAATGACGCCTCCGAAAATCAGGACGACGAAAGCGCAGGAGGAACGGGCCAAATATAATATGGCAAAAACGAATCAGTCGCAGGATCGGCTGGCCGGCAAAGGGGGGCGATCGGTTCCATTATTCGAAAATACAAAGCCGAGATACTTGGAGCCGCGAATGTACAAAGAGAGCGAAAAGAAATCGCCCGCGACCAAAAAGCTAGTGAACAAAATGATATCGTCGAGTGAGTCATCTCGGAACTCCAGTCCTATCCAAGCTCGGGTGGTGCGCGCGTCGCGCGTGCGGTCGCGCGAGCAGGCGCTGTCGCAGGACAGCCTGGCCAGCGCGTCGCGCCCGCGCACCGCCGAGCCCTCCACCGACTCCCTCAGCGAGTCGCACAACAGCAACAAATACGCTACGTACACTAAAAGAAAATACACCACTAAAGGCTCCGTCGAAT CGATCCAATCTTCAAAGTTTCAAAACGCTTTGAACAATAagataaaaacgaaaatacccgTGTATCTTAATCAAAGCACTAAATCTCAACAAGCGAGCAAGCAATCGCAGCCTGGCAACAACACGGAGCCCCAGAGGCGAGTCAACCAGCCGACCAAAACCGTCGCAGCGGGCAACACGCAACGCCGAGCACCCGTTGACAGGAAAGTTCCCGGCTCTCTCATGAACGCGACTAAATCTAGCCAGGCCAAGATGGTCACGAAGACGGCCAAGGAGAAGCAGCCGAAAGCCAACAGTAGGAGCAGTCGAGCGGGCGGCAAGCGCGCGAGCCGGCCGGAGCCGCACGAGCAGGCCGCCGACATCCCCGCCATGCAGCGCTCGGGGACCTTCCTCAAGGACGAGCCCACCTTCGGCGATATCACCACCAACATCGATGTAGACCAGTAA